In one Pseudomonas tensinigenes genomic region, the following are encoded:
- a CDS encoding aldose epimerase family protein has protein sequence MLQSRHLLSGLGLSLMIATLSANAAGLSAEHKAFGKTNDGTPVEQYILRNSHGMQATVITYGATLQSLKVADKHGKFDDVVLGFDDVQGYQKGTAYFGATIGRFGNRLAEGAFELDGKRYQVPQNDKTNALHGGTLGFDKKVWKAQETKDKDSVGVTLTYLSADGEMGFPGNLTTEVTYRLTDNNELRIDYKASTDKPTVLNLTNHSYFNLAGAGNGDILKQVATLHASHYTPVTAKLIPTGELAPVAGTPMDFSKPTAIGTHIKADHPQLKFAEPKQGGFDFNWALDTKGDIGKVATEVSDPQSGRVLQLFTTEPGVQFYTSNFLDGTVKGKGGKVYPHWGAFTLETQHYPDSPNQPDFPSTRLDPGQTYSHSVVLKFSAK, from the coding sequence ATGCTTCAATCCCGTCACCTGCTCTCCGGCCTCGGACTGTCCCTGATGATCGCCACCCTCTCCGCCAACGCGGCCGGCCTCAGCGCCGAACACAAAGCCTTCGGCAAAACCAATGACGGCACGCCCGTCGAGCAATACATCCTGCGCAACAGCCACGGCATGCAAGCCACCGTCATCACCTACGGCGCGACCCTGCAATCGCTGAAAGTGGCGGACAAGCACGGCAAGTTCGACGACGTCGTGCTCGGCTTCGATGATGTGCAGGGCTACCAGAAAGGCACCGCCTATTTCGGCGCGACCATCGGCCGTTTCGGCAATCGCCTCGCCGAAGGCGCGTTCGAACTCGACGGCAAGCGCTATCAAGTGCCGCAGAACGACAAGACCAACGCGCTGCACGGCGGCACGCTGGGCTTCGACAAGAAAGTCTGGAAGGCCCAGGAAACTAAGGACAAGGATTCGGTCGGCGTGACCCTGACCTATCTCTCGGCCGACGGTGAAATGGGCTTCCCCGGTAACCTCACCACCGAAGTGACCTATCGCCTCACCGACAACAACGAACTGCGCATCGACTACAAGGCCAGCACCGACAAACCGACCGTGCTCAACCTGACCAACCACAGCTACTTCAACCTCGCCGGCGCCGGCAATGGCGACATCCTCAAACAGGTCGCCACCCTGCACGCCAGCCATTACACCCCGGTCACCGCCAAACTGATCCCGACCGGCGAACTGGCACCCGTGGCCGGCACGCCGATGGACTTCAGCAAGCCAACCGCGATCGGCACGCACATCAAGGCTGATCATCCGCAACTGAAATTCGCCGAGCCGAAACAGGGTGGGTTTGATTTCAACTGGGCGCTGGATACCAAGGGCGATATCGGCAAAGTTGCGACTGAGGTGAGCGATCCGCAATCTGGTCGCGTGCTGCAGTTGTTCACCACGGAACCGGGTGTGCAGTTCTATACCAGCAACTTCCTAGACGGCACCGTCAAGGGCAAGGGTGGCAAGGTCTATCCGCACTGGGGCGCGTTTACCCTGGAAACTCAGCACTATCCGGATTCACCGAATCAGCCGGACTTCCCGAGTACACGGCTTGATCCGGGGCAGACTTACAGCCACAGCGTCGTGCTGAAGTTCTCCGCCAAATAA
- a CDS encoding DUF4265 domain-containing protein, with protein sequence MNEIFHKIVFELTPGEDGYPPVSAESIWGIYAGDGTHVLDNTPYYVYGVSKGDSVQVKSSGDEMIAVRVAKQGGHSTVRVFASDTEERSKIIAHLHQLGASCSVSQEMSLFAVNIPSDCDFFAIDRYLSDIADGENIAYEDACLQHSHIKSSRLGECLSLASLPLIAH encoded by the coding sequence ATGAACGAAATTTTTCACAAGATTGTCTTTGAGTTAACGCCTGGCGAGGATGGTTATCCTCCTGTATCCGCTGAGTCTATTTGGGGCATCTATGCCGGTGATGGTACCCATGTCTTAGACAATACTCCCTATTACGTTTATGGCGTGAGTAAGGGAGATTCCGTGCAGGTAAAGTCCAGTGGCGATGAGATGATAGCTGTGCGTGTCGCAAAACAGGGTGGCCATTCGACTGTCAGAGTTTTTGCCAGTGATACTGAAGAGAGAAGTAAAATAATCGCTCATCTTCATCAGTTGGGTGCCTCGTGCTCAGTTAGTCAGGAAATGTCGCTGTTTGCAGTGAATATCCCCTCGGATTGTGATTTTTTCGCGATCGACAGATATTTGTCTGATATTGCTGATGGGGAAAATATTGCATATGAGGATGCTTGTCTGCAGCACTCACATATTAAATCATCTCGTCTGGGGGAGTGCCTGTCATTGGCTTCTTTGCCTCTAATAGCTCATTGA